The proteins below are encoded in one region of Cucurbita pepo subsp. pepo cultivar mu-cu-16 chromosome LG10, ASM280686v2, whole genome shotgun sequence:
- the LOC111804034 gene encoding syntaxin-related protein KNOLLE-like, protein MNDLMTKSFTSYVDLKKAAMKDIDLEAGLEMASSAPGDNGDMGLFLEEAEKVKTEMGSIREILVKLQQANEETKSAHKPETLKSLRNTINVDIVTVLKKARSIRSHLEEMDRANAAKKRLSGSKEGTAIYRTRIAVTNGLRKKLKELMMEFQSLRQRMMTEYKETVGRRYFTVTGEKANEEVIERIISDGGEEFLGRAIKEHGQGGKVAVAETVEEIQDRHGAAKEIEKSLLELHQVFLDMAVMVEAQGEKMDNIEHHVMNASQYVRDGTKELKSAKELQRSSRKCMCLGILLLLLIILVVVVPISVSFGSS, encoded by the exons ATGAATGACTTGATGACCAAATCGTTCACGAGCTATGTCGATCTGAAGAAGGCCGCCATGAAAGATATCGACCTCGAAGCCGGTTTAGAAATGGCATCGTCCGCTCCCGGTGACAATGGCGACATGGGTCTCTTTCTCGAGGAGGCCGAGAAGGTGAAAACCGAGATGGGTTCGATTAGAGAGATTTTAGTGAAGCTCCAACAAGCGAATGAAGAGACCAAATCGGCTCATAAACCCGAAACCCTCAAATCGCTTCGGAATACGATCAATGTCGACATTGTAACAGTTCTGAAAAAGGCTCGATCCATCCGATCCCACCTCGAGGAAATGGACCGTGCCAATGCTGCCAAGAAACGTCTCTCGGGTAGTAAAGAGGGCACTGCCATTTACAG aacACGAATTGCGGTGACGAACGGGTTACGAAAGAAGCTAAAGGAGCTGATGATGGAGTTTCAGAGCTTGAGGCAGAGGATGATGACGGAGTATAAGGAGACGGTAGGACGGCGATACTTTACAGTGACGGGGGAGAAAGCGAACGAGGAGGTGATagagaggataatatctgatGGCGGGGAAGAGTTTTTAGGGAGGGCGATAAAGGAGCACGGGCAAGGGGGGAAGGTGGCGGTGGCGGAGACGGTGGAGGAGATACAGGACCGACACGGGGCGGCGAAGGAGATAGAGAAGAGCTTGTTGGAGCTGCACCAAGTGTTCTTGGACATGGCGGTGATGGTGGAGGCACAAGGGGAGAAGATGGATAACATAGAACATCATGTGATGAATGCTTCGCAATATGTTAGGGATGGGACAAAGGAATTGAAGAGTGCTAAGGAATTGCAAAGGAGTAGTAGAAAATGTATGTGTTTGGGGATTTTGCTATTGCTTTTGATTATtttggttgttgttgttccTATTAGTGTTAGTTTTGGAAGTTCTTGA
- the LOC111804394 gene encoding B3 domain-containing protein At2g31420-like codes for MGLVFISAGENMNSLSPNLTSDGVQDQDRESVEDDEHLSLIKRKRSPNKRTPKRLKLLKERSLKRPIVQSIASPVLEASAEQPDIIFDAETESESDVNDDLDDLLIGCKQDVHEFDRILVDGLPQDYKSLMIFMGASSNSSPNFLLQKRLKKGDVDERRNRLVIPQRKMRNNFLDLEEEEKLNMERWWMVEVIEPDCSVSLITLSKWETPSGAAYVFITEWNGLVERNELKEGDLVQLWSFRVHVGEGGDGDHGRLCFMLLEICEEGDDETDS; via the coding sequence ATGGGTCTCGTCTTCATCTCCGCCGGCGAAAACATGAATTCACTCAGTCCAAATCTCACCAGCGACGGCGTTCAAGATCAAGATCGAGAAAGCGTCGAGGACGACGAACATCTTTCACTAATTAAGCGAAAGAGGAGTCCAAACAAACGAACTCCAAAGCGgctcaaacttttaaaagaaagatcTCTTAAGCGCCCAATCGTCCAATCGATCGCTTCTCCAGTCCTCGAAGCATCAGCGGAACAACCGGACATCATATTCGACGCTGAAACCGAAAGTGAGAGCGATGTGAATGACGATCTAGATGATTTATTGATCGGTTGTAAGCAGGATGTACACGAATTTGATAGGATATTAGTGGACGGTTTACCGCAGGATTACAAGAGTTTGATGATTTTCATGGGAGCGTCGTCGAATTCGAGCCCTAATTTTTTGCTGCAGAAGCGATTGAAGAAAGGAGATGTGGACGAACGGCGAAATCGGCTTGTGATTCCGCAGAGGAAGATGAGAAATAATTTTCTGGAtctggaggaggaggagaagttGAACATGGAGAGATGGTGGATGGTGGAGGTCATCGAGCCGGATTGTTCTGTGAGTTTGATAACGCTGAGTAAATGGGAGACGCCGAGTGGGGCGGCGTATGTGTTCATCACGGAGTGGAATGGACTGGTGGAGAGAAATGAGTTGAAGGAAGGAGACTTGGTTCAGCTATGGAGTTTTCGAGTTCACGTCGGCGAAGGCGGCGACGGCGACCATGGGAGGCTCTGCTTCATGCTTTTAGAGATATGTGAAGAAGGAGATGATGAAACTGATTCTTGA
- the LOC111804390 gene encoding aquaporin SIP1-1-like, with protein MIDAIKGAIGDAVLTSMWIFCASSLGVLTSVLYSVAGVYGIPLHPLFITTTLVFVLVFVFNIIGAALGGASFNPTATAAFYAAGVGPTSLLSMALRFPAQAAGAVAGAVAIKEVMPIQYKHMLGGPTLKVDIHSGATAEGVLTFLISFAVLLIVLRGPSNPVIQTWLLAVATVALIVAGSEYTGPSMNPANAFGWAYLNNTHDTWEQLYVYWIAPFIGAILAAWLFRIIFPPPAPAPAKQKKA; from the exons ATGATCGATGCTATTAAGGGTGCGATCGGCGATGCCGTTCTCACTTCCATGTGGATTTTCTGCGCTTCGTCTCTTGGAGTTCTTACCTCCGTCCTGTATTCGGTTGCTGGTGTTTATGGCATTCCGCTTCACCCGCTTTTTATCACTACTACTCTCGTTTtcgttcttgtttttgtttttaatataattggCGCTGCTTTGGGTGGGGCTAGCTTTAATCCCACTGCTACTGCCGCTTTCTATGCTGCTGGCGTTGGTCCGACCTCTCTCCTCTCCATGGCTCTCCGTTTCCCTGCTCAG GCAGCTGGTGCGGTTGCTGGTGCTGTGGCGATCAAGGAGGTGATGCCAATACAATACAAGCACATGCTTGGTGGACCTACTCTAAAAGTTGACATTCATTCTGGAGCCACAGCTGAAGGAGTTTTGACTTTTCTAATCAGTTTTGCTGTTCTTCTAATTGTACTCAGAGGCCCTTCCAACCCAGTTATTCAAACATGGTTGCTGGCAGTGGCTACCGTAGCATTAATCGTCGCTGGTTCCGAGTACACAGGACCTTCCATGAATCCTGCAAAT GCGTTTGGATGGGCATATCTAAACAACACGCACGATACATGGGAGCAGTTGTACGTGTACTGGATCGCCCCGTTCATAGGAGCCATTTTGGCTGCTTGGCTTTTCAGAATCATCTTCCCACCACCAGCCCCAGCCCCAGCCAAGCAGAAGAAAGCTTGA
- the LOC111803131 gene encoding PHD finger protein ING2-like, whose protein sequence is MAIARTGVYVDDYLEYASTLPAELQRLLNTIRELDDRSQSMIDQTRQQTKYCLGLSTQSLKKGINNSNAEDEETAFEKLRKDIEANQDNALSLCTEKVLLARQAGDLIDSHIKRLDEDLNNFAEDLKQEGKISPDEPAILPPLPLVSKNEKRKSIYMVPQSKRPDYRDRDWDRERDRDLELMPPPGSHKKDFAPSLDVDQPIDPNEPTYCICHQVSFGDMIACDNENCQGGEWFHYSCVGLTPETRFKGKWYCPTCKVLPQCQ, encoded by the exons ATGGCGATTGCTCGAACAGGAGTCTACGTCGATGACTATTTGGAAT ATGCCAGCACATTGCCTGCTGAGCTTCAGAGGCTACTCAACACAATTAGAGAACTCGACGATCGATCTCAGT CGATGATTGATCAGACGAGGCAGCAGACGAAATACTGTCTTGGATTGTCGACACAGAGTTTGAAGAAAGGAATTAATAATAGTAATGCTGAGGATGAGGAGACCGCCTTTGAAAAATTGCGGAAGGATATTGAGGCGAATCAGGATAACGCATTGAGTTTGTGCACTGAGAAGGTTTTGTTGGCACGTCAAGCTGGCGACCTG ATAGATAGCCATATTAAACGACTTGATGAGGATCTAAACAACTTTGCAGAAGATCTGAAACAAG AGGGAAAAATTTCACCAGATGAACCAGCAATTCTTCCACCATTGCCACTAGTTTCGAAAAATGAAAAGCgcaaatcaatatatatggtaCCTCAATCTAAGAGGCCAGATTACAGGGACCGGGATTGGGATAGGGAGCGTGATCGAGATTTGGAGCTCATGCCTCCTCCAGGAAGCCATAAAAAGGACTTTGCACCTTCACTTGATGTAGATCAGCCCATTGATCCAAATGAACCTACGTATTGCATTTGTCATCAG GTGTCATTTGGAGATATGATTGCCTGTGACAATGAAAAT TGTCAAGGAGGTGAATGGTTTCATTATTCCTGCGTTGGACTAACTCCAGAAACAAGATTTAAAGGAAAGTGGTATTGTCCAACCTGCAAAGTATTACCACAATGTCAATAA
- the LOC111803280 gene encoding protein SINE1-like, translated as MHLYAMKATPETQRSFMSKNLSPILRREFANLDKDADTRRSAMKALKTYVKELDSKAIPVFLAQVSENKETGALTGECTISLYEVLARVHGVNIVPQIDRIMSSIIKTLASSAGSFPLQQACSKVVPAIARYGIDPTTPDDKKKHVIHSLCNPLSESLLGSQESLTYGAALCLKALVDSDNWRFASDEMVNKVCQNVAGALEEQSTQTNSHMGLVMTLAKRNPRIVEPYARLLLQAGLRILKCGVVEKNSQKRLSAIQMINFLMKCLDPWSIFSELQAIIEEMENCQFDQMAYVKGAAYETLQTAKRISADKVSKMDKSPSSVTGSNFIDGRRSPWRNGGSRTPSSESPESRTLDSFFDYGSLVGSPFSSVQTSRNSRFDRGSVNRKLWSYENGGVDISLKDGLPLFSEAARGTDVSDTMSVHSGNHKFGHNGEEYADDFTGFFQMSPLKRSLSRSTSTSPLRTPHNIDVENTIFNTPRKLVHSLQDRNDGSSDYASKSCRHRRRSLSSGNLEWSPPDDQKLSKDDAGDSLDNNDNGEQSHGGSESISSTDGVPAHGDVQAAIPVAVAYHSKLKPQCTGIQMAYKKTGLKLVCGFSIFLFTIFTSLLWIDDRAQGSYLVPT; from the exons ATGCATCTCTACGCCATGAAAGCAACCCCAGAAACTCAAAg GTCTTTTATGAGCAAAAATTTGAGTCCAATCCTTCGGCGGGAATTTGCTAATCTTGATAAAGATGCTGATACTCGTCGATCGGCGATGAAGGCGTTGAAAACTTACGTGAAGGAACTGGACTCCAAGGCTATCCCTGTTTTTCTTGCTCAAGTTTCTGAGAACAAAGAAACTGGTGCATTAACAGGGGAGTGCACCATTTCTCTCTATGAAGTTCTAGCTCGTGTTCATGGCGTTAATATCGTGCCGCAGATTGATCGGATCATGAGTTCTATTATCAAGACTTTGGCTTCAAGTGCTGGCTCTTTCCCTCTTCAGCAGGCTTGCTCAAAGGTTGTTCCAGCGATTGCAAGATATGGGATCGACCCCACCACTCCTGATGATAAGAAAAAGCATGTTATTCACTCTCTTTGTAATCCACTTTCAGAATCTTTGTTGGGTTCTCAAGAGAGCCTTACTTATGGGGCTGCCCTTTGCTTGAAAGCTCTGGTGGATTCGGATAATTGGCGGTTCGCTTCCGATGAGATGGTTAACAAGGTTTGCCAGAATGTTGCTGGAGCTCTTGAGGAGCAATCTACACAGACCAATTCTCATATGGGGCTTGTTATGACACTAGCTAAGAGAAATCCTCGGATCGTCGAACCGTATGCTAGATTGTTGTTGCAGGCAGGGCTGCGGATCTTGAAGTGTGGGGTAGTAGAGAAGAATTCTCAGAAAAGGTTGTCTGCTATTCAAATGATTAATTTCTTGATGAAATGCTTAGATCCTTGGAGTATATTTTCGGAGCTTCAGGCTATAATTGAGGAGATGGAGAATTGTCAGTTTGATCAAATGGCCTATGTCAAAGGTGCAGCTTATGAAACTCTACAAACGGCTAAGAGGATATCCGCTGATAAAGTGTCTAAAATGGATAAATCTCCAAGCTCAGTGACTGGATCAAACTTCATTGATGGCAGGCGAAGTCCATGGAGGAACGGGGGAAGCCGAACTCCCTCGTCCGAGTCTCCTGAATCCCGGACGCTTGATTCATTCTTTGATTATGGCTCGCTTGTTGGATCACCTTTTTCATCAGTACAAACTTCTCGTAACTCAAGATTTGACCGTGGGAGCGTGAATCGTAAACTTTGGAGTTATGAGAATGGTGGGGTTGATATATCCCTCAAAGATGGCTTGCCTTTGTTCTCGGAAGCTGCTCGTGGAACCGATGTTTCCGACACGATGTCTGTGCACTCTGGAAATCACAAATTTGGCCATAATGGTGAAGAATATGCTGATGATTTTACGGGGTTTTTTCAAATGAGTCCTCTTAAACGCAGTCTCTCAAGAAGTACTTCAACCAGCCCACTT CGGACTCCACACAACATAGATGTCGAAAACACGATCTTCAACACTCCTCGGAAGCTCGTCCATTCCCTTCAGGATCGAAACGATGGGAGCTCTGACTATGCTAGCAAAAGTTGCAGACACAGACGTAGGAGTTTATCATCAGGCAATTTGGAGTGGAGTCCTCCAGATGATCAGAAACTCAGCAAAGACGATGCGGGAGACAGCTTAGACAACAACGATAACGGCGAGCAATCACACGGTGGTTCCGAATCAATCTCTTCAACTGATGGTGTCCCTGCCCATGGTGATGTCCAAGCTGCTATACCTGTGGCAGTGGCTTATCATAGTAAACTCAAACCTCAATGTACAGGCATTCAGATGGCATATAAGAAAACTGGTTTGAAATTGGTCTGTGGcttctcaatttttcttttcacaatATTCACTTCATTGCTGTGGATTGATGATCGTGCCCAAGGCTCCTATCTTGTGCCAACGTAG